A stretch of the Ornithodoros turicata isolate Travis chromosome 4, ASM3712646v1, whole genome shotgun sequence genome encodes the following:
- the LOC135391665 gene encoding uncharacterized protein LOC135391665: protein MSSKSYLLGHFDALDLRLLQFVDLPSTISCDLCAVIPEKIFRLECYHSLCEVCYQSVLRSNRGCPLDKQEFLQSEVIILPIRTTRLQKLEAHCFNFNHGCSFVGSLERLKSHFLKDCEFHALACKKCCATVFRKDVVNHYMEGQCGEENRPREDVDIDSSVVEIGKEINASLVNLAEKLCAIEHQLNTHTVGIDTTKEFVVNCAQVLRTIQEEHRLSTEGVSNMASSLHSVTEALSSAEGQHNNQVVNAAEIRNTVTFNRERLTTLVEMQKEVAQNVVRSIEGWKQCSEKLEAMSKGTQNDSSSPDDKVSSARNTPRVPQAPIGYGGSVAFFHLQDVDKLEKEAKEW from the coding sequence TGGATCTCCCGTCGACGATATCGTGTGACTTGTGCGCCGTCATTCCTGAGAAGATCTTCAGGCTCGAATGTTACCATTCCCTTTGTGAGGTATGTTACCAGAGCGTTCTTCGAAGCAACCGCGGGTGTCCGCTCGACAAGCAAGAGTTTCTCCAAAGCGAAGTGATTATTTTACCAATTAGGACGACGCGCCTGCAGAAACTAGAGGCTCACTGTTTCAACTTCAACCATGGATGTAGTTtcgttgggtcgctggaacgaTTGAAATCTCACTTCTTGAAGGACTGTGAGTTTCACGCGTTAGCTTGTAAGAAGTGTTGTGCCACAGTGTTCCGTAAAGACGTCGTGAACCATTACATGGAAGGACAGTGCGGGGAAGAAAATAGACCGAGGGAAGATGTTGATATTGACAGCAGTGTCGTTGAGATTGGCAAAGAGATCAACGCCTCACTAGTAAATCTGGCCGAAAAGCTATGCGCTATTGAACACCAGCTAAACACACATACTGTGGGGATCGACACCACGAAAGAGTTCGTTGTGAATTGTGCGCAGGTACTCCGCACAATTCAAGAGGAACATAGGCTCTCCACAGAGGGTGTATCAAACATGGCCAGTAGCCTGCACAGTGTTACGGAAGCGTTATCTTCGGCTGAAGGGCAACATAACAACCAAGTTGTAAATGCCGCCGAAATCAGGAACACCGTCACTTTCAACCGGGAGAGGCTAACTACTCTTGTGGAAATGCAAAAAGAAGTGGCTCAGAACGTAGTGAGATCGATTGAAGGGTGGAAACAATGCTCCGAAAAACTTGAAGCGATGTCGAAAGGCACACAAAATGATTCGTCGTCGCCCGACGACAAAGTGAGTAGCGCGAGAAATACGCCCAGAGTTCCACAGGCTCCCATAGGATACGGAGGCAGCGTTGCTTTTTTCCATCTTCAAGACGTCGACAAGCTTGAGAAGGAGGCAAAGGAG